From the genome of Bordetella sp. H567, one region includes:
- a CDS encoding flagellar protein FlaG has translation MAVSPIAPAALPVQLAEAHPAPLPDAAVLVTPGGDAQKGADTGGATSGGGSSGQPSEPQLPLDRALQKINEQMQAWSTQIQFDIDPDTHRVVISIKDSKTGDTIKTIPSETVLNIAKMITKMQGGGVETSA, from the coding sequence ATGGCTGTCAGCCCTATCGCCCCCGCGGCCCTTCCGGTCCAGCTCGCCGAGGCACACCCTGCACCGTTGCCTGATGCCGCCGTTCTGGTCACCCCTGGCGGCGACGCCCAGAAAGGCGCCGACACCGGCGGCGCCACCAGCGGCGGCGGTTCGTCCGGCCAGCCGTCGGAGCCGCAGCTGCCTCTGGACCGGGCATTGCAGAAGATCAACGAGCAAATGCAGGCCTGGTCGACGCAGATCCAGTTCGACATCGACCCGGACACGCACCGCGTGGTGATTTCCATCAAGGACTCGAAAACGGGGGACACCATCAAGACCATCCCCAGCGAAACGGTCCTGAACATCGCGAAGATGATTACCAAAATGCAGGGCGGCGGCGTGGAAACC
- the folC gene encoding bifunctional tetrahydrofolate synthase/dihydrofolate synthase yields the protein MSLTAPPDAGATLTQWLAYLESLHPKTIDLGLERVRQVAQRLKIELDCVKIVVGGTNGKGSTCAMLEAMLLAAGFKTGLYTSPHLIDFNERVRVNGELASDADLVTQFQAVEAARGDTSLTYFEFTTLAALRLFALSRLDAVVLEVGLGGRLDAVNIVDADCAVVTSVDLDHMDWLGDTREKIGYEKAHIYRPGKPAICADPMPPQSLVDHAAAIGADLWQFGQDYNYSGDRQQWAYGGRAQRRSALAYPALRGANQLLNAAAALAALEALRDRLPVPQQAVRLGLLQATLPGRFQILPGQPTVILDVGHNPHAAAVLAQNLDNMGFHPYTYAVFGMLTDKDVAGVVAKLGGRIDRWYCAGLPGPRGGSGQALAEQVRAALPSPGAGDDVPLIAAYADPAQAYAAARAQAGEGDRIVVFGSFFTVAAVLQSLGRKS from the coding sequence ATGTCTCTCACCGCCCCTCCGGATGCCGGCGCCACGCTTACCCAGTGGCTGGCATACCTGGAATCGCTGCACCCCAAAACCATCGACCTTGGCCTGGAACGGGTCCGCCAGGTGGCGCAACGCCTGAAGATCGAGCTGGACTGCGTCAAGATCGTGGTCGGCGGCACCAACGGCAAGGGTTCCACCTGCGCCATGCTGGAAGCCATGCTGCTGGCGGCGGGCTTCAAAACGGGGCTGTATACGTCTCCGCACCTGATCGACTTCAACGAACGGGTGCGCGTGAACGGCGAGCTGGCGTCCGATGCGGACCTTGTCACCCAGTTCCAGGCCGTGGAGGCCGCGCGGGGCGACACCTCGCTGACGTACTTCGAATTCACGACCCTGGCGGCGCTGCGCCTGTTCGCGCTATCCCGCCTGGACGCCGTCGTGCTGGAAGTCGGCCTGGGCGGCCGCCTGGATGCGGTGAATATTGTCGACGCCGATTGCGCCGTCGTGACCAGCGTGGACCTGGACCACATGGACTGGTTGGGGGATACCCGCGAAAAGATCGGCTACGAAAAGGCCCACATCTATCGCCCGGGCAAGCCCGCCATCTGTGCCGACCCCATGCCGCCGCAAAGCCTGGTCGACCATGCCGCGGCCATCGGGGCCGACCTGTGGCAGTTCGGCCAGGACTACAACTACTCGGGCGATCGGCAGCAATGGGCCTACGGCGGCCGGGCGCAGCGCCGTAGCGCGCTGGCCTATCCCGCCCTGCGTGGCGCCAATCAGCTCCTGAACGCCGCGGCCGCCCTGGCCGCGCTGGAAGCGCTGCGCGACCGCCTGCCGGTGCCGCAGCAGGCGGTGCGCCTAGGGCTGCTGCAGGCTACCTTGCCGGGGCGCTTCCAGATACTGCCGGGGCAGCCCACCGTCATCCTGGATGTGGGCCACAATCCGCATGCCGCCGCGGTCCTGGCCCAGAACCTCGACAACATGGGTTTTCATCCCTACACCTATGCGGTGTTCGGCATGCTCACCGACAAGGATGTGGCCGGCGTGGTGGCCAAGCTGGGCGGCCGGATCGACCGCTGGTATTGCGCCGGCCTGCCCGGGCCGCGGGGCGGCAGCGGGCAAGCGCTGGCCGAACAGGTGCGGGCAGCGCTGCCGTCGCCTGGCGCGGGCGACGACGTCCCTTTGATCGCCGCCTATGCGGACCCCGCCCAGGCCTACGCCGCGGCGCGCGCCCAGGCGGGCGAGGGTGATAGAATCGTGGTGTTCGGATCGTTCTTCACGGTCGCCGCCGTGCTCCAATCGCTGGGGCGTAAATCCTGA
- a CDS encoding SPOR domain-containing protein, translated as MGLFNRKDSAADAPSGRPRPSVSSEAQAAELRSRARRRLAGAVALVLAAVIILPMVLDSEPSRVSDDIPIRIPDRNSPYQPTVSDPQAPDAGASSGAGNGTPATTGVAPPVTAAPQAPATGQQPSAAQPPAAAGQQAAGGQAAAQGRPDTARPSGDPAHADAGRVAPRSDTRSETARTEPKPESRPEPKPTARQESAPRTDDGSKALALLEGRGSGPAPAKPAPEARSGTDTKGNFVLQVAAYTTQADAQARRDKLHAAGVTNAFVQEASVGGKQQYRLRVGPFPSREAAQAAQARLRTLGYDNGFIAAQ; from the coding sequence ATGGGTTTGTTCAATCGGAAAGATTCCGCAGCCGACGCGCCGTCCGGCCGGCCGCGTCCGTCCGTATCCAGCGAGGCCCAGGCGGCCGAACTACGCTCGCGGGCGCGCCGCCGTCTGGCCGGCGCGGTCGCCCTGGTGCTGGCGGCCGTCATCATCCTGCCGATGGTGCTGGATTCCGAACCGTCGCGCGTCAGTGACGATATCCCCATCCGTATCCCGGACCGCAATTCGCCTTATCAACCCACGGTGTCGGATCCGCAGGCGCCCGACGCCGGCGCCTCCAGCGGCGCGGGCAATGGCACGCCTGCTACCACCGGCGTAGCGCCTCCCGTCACCGCCGCTCCGCAGGCGCCGGCTACCGGCCAGCAGCCCTCCGCCGCGCAACCGCCGGCCGCCGCGGGCCAGCAAGCCGCGGGCGGCCAGGCCGCCGCGCAGGGCAGGCCAGATACCGCACGCCCCAGCGGCGATCCCGCGCATGCCGATGCCGGCCGCGTCGCGCCGCGTTCCGATACCCGCTCCGAGACGGCCCGCACCGAACCCAAGCCGGAAAGCCGCCCCGAACCCAAACCCACCGCCCGGCAAGAGTCTGCGCCCCGCACCGACGACGGCAGCAAGGCCCTGGCGCTGCTGGAAGGCCGTGGCTCGGGACCGGCACCCGCCAAGCCGGCCCCGGAAGCCCGTTCCGGCACCGACACCAAGGGAAATTTCGTGCTGCAGGTCGCGGCATACACGACCCAGGCCGATGCCCAGGCGCGCCGCGACAAACTGCATGCGGCCGGCGTGACCAACGCGTTCGTCCAGGAAGCCAGCGTCGGCGGCAAACAGCAATATCGGCTGCGCGTGGGGCCGTTCCCCTCGCGCGAAGCGGCCCAGGCGGCCCAGGCAAGGCTGCGTACCCTGGGCTATGACAACGGTTTCATCGCCGCGCAGTGA
- a CDS encoding CvpA family protein: MTGFDFVVVAIIAISGLLGLVRGLLKEVLSLLAYILAFVAAIWWGPAVYGWLAPWIETTVLRMGAAYAAVFLVVLLGVGLVNMTLSALIRTTGLSPADHGLGGLFGLVRGALIVLVLVTAAGYTPLPQEAWWRDAMFSHTATEAVKHTKVWLPPSLASMLPY, from the coding sequence GTGACAGGGTTCGATTTCGTCGTGGTGGCGATCATCGCCATATCGGGCCTCCTGGGCCTAGTGCGTGGCTTGCTGAAGGAAGTGCTGTCCCTGCTGGCATACATCCTGGCCTTCGTGGCGGCAATCTGGTGGGGCCCTGCCGTGTATGGCTGGCTGGCCCCCTGGATCGAAACCACGGTGCTGCGCATGGGCGCCGCCTATGCGGCCGTGTTCCTGGTGGTGCTGCTGGGGGTGGGGCTGGTCAACATGACTTTGTCGGCGCTCATTCGCACCACGGGGCTATCGCCCGCGGATCACGGCCTGGGCGGCCTGTTCGGACTGGTACGCGGCGCGCTGATCGTGCTGGTGCTGGTCACGGCCGCCGGCTACACGCCGCTGCCCCAGGAAGCCTGGTGGCGCGATGCGATGTTTTCCCATACGGCCACAGAAGCCGTCAAACATACCAAAGTGTGGCTTCCGCCGTCGCTGGCGTCGATGCTGCCGTATTGA
- the purF gene encoding amidophosphoribosyltransferase — MCGIVGVVGRGPVNQLLYDSLLLLQHRGQDAAGIATAQGSQFNLYKAHGLVRDVFRTRNMRALPGTSGVAQVRYPTAGSSASEEEAQPFYVNAPFGIMMAHNGNLTNWRELRESLFRVDRRHINTNSDSEVLLNVLAHELQSAANGISLDDDAIFRAVAAVHRRVRGAYAVVAQIAGYGLLAFRDPHGIRPLCIGRQETEHGVEWMVASESVALEGSGFIFVRDVAPGEAVFVDLDGKFYSRQCAENAQLVPCIFEYVYFARPDSLMDGVSVYDARLRMGEYLADKVARTLRLGDIDVVMPIPDSSRPAAMQLAARLNLDYREGLIKNRYVGRTFIMPGQAVRKKSVRQKLNAIGREFQGKNVLLVDDSIVRGTTSREIVDMARAAGAHKVFFASAAPPVRFPNVYGIDMPTQRELIATGRSDEEIARTIGADALVYQDLGDMQQAVRDLNPAMSRFEASCFDGDYITGDITPEYLERLGQSRGESDEESRGGLLFNMGYAANDA, encoded by the coding sequence ATGTGTGGAATCGTAGGGGTCGTGGGGCGCGGGCCGGTCAACCAGCTGCTCTATGACAGTCTGCTGCTGCTGCAGCATCGGGGCCAGGATGCGGCCGGTATCGCCACCGCGCAGGGCAGCCAGTTCAACCTGTACAAGGCGCACGGCCTGGTGCGCGACGTTTTCCGCACTCGCAACATGCGGGCGCTGCCTGGCACCAGCGGCGTCGCGCAGGTGCGCTATCCCACGGCCGGCTCCAGCGCCAGCGAAGAAGAAGCGCAGCCGTTCTACGTCAACGCGCCCTTCGGCATCATGATGGCGCACAACGGCAACCTGACGAACTGGCGCGAACTGCGCGAATCCCTGTTCCGCGTCGATCGCCGCCACATCAACACGAATTCCGATTCGGAAGTCCTGCTCAACGTGCTGGCGCACGAACTGCAGTCGGCGGCCAACGGCATCTCCCTGGACGACGACGCGATCTTCCGCGCCGTCGCGGCGGTGCATCGCCGCGTGCGCGGCGCCTACGCCGTGGTCGCGCAGATCGCCGGTTACGGCCTGCTGGCTTTCCGCGATCCCCACGGCATCCGCCCGCTGTGCATCGGGCGCCAGGAAACGGAACACGGCGTGGAATGGATGGTCGCGTCGGAATCCGTGGCGCTGGAAGGCAGCGGCTTCATCTTCGTGCGCGACGTCGCGCCCGGCGAAGCCGTTTTCGTCGACCTGGACGGCAAGTTCTATAGCCGCCAGTGCGCGGAGAACGCCCAACTGGTGCCCTGCATTTTCGAGTACGTGTATTTCGCGCGTCCGGATTCGCTGATGGACGGCGTCTCCGTCTACGACGCCCGCCTGCGCATGGGCGAATACCTGGCCGACAAGGTGGCGCGCACCTTGCGCCTGGGCGACATCGACGTCGTCATGCCGATTCCCGACTCATCGCGTCCCGCCGCCATGCAGCTGGCCGCGCGCCTGAACCTGGATTATCGCGAGGGCCTGATCAAGAACCGCTACGTCGGGCGCACCTTCATCATGCCGGGCCAGGCCGTGCGCAAGAAATCCGTGCGGCAGAAGCTCAATGCCATCGGCCGCGAATTCCAGGGCAAGAACGTGCTGCTGGTGGATGATTCCATCGTGCGTGGAACGACCAGCCGGGAGATCGTCGACATGGCGCGCGCCGCCGGTGCCCACAAGGTGTTCTTCGCCTCGGCCGCGCCACCCGTGCGTTTTCCCAACGTGTACGGCATCGACATGCCGACGCAGCGCGAACTCATCGCCACCGGCCGCAGCGACGAGGAAATCGCGCGCACCATCGGCGCCGACGCGCTGGTCTACCAGGATCTGGGCGATATGCAACAGGCGGTGCGCGATCTGAACCCCGCGATGTCGCGCTTCGAGGCATCCTGCTTCGACGGCGATTACATCACCGGGGACATCACGCCCGAATACCTGGAACGGCTGGGCCAGAGCCGCGGCGAATCGGACGAGGAGTCCCGCGGCGGCCTGTTGTTCAATATGGGCTACGCCGCCAACGACGCCTGA
- a CDS encoding disulfide bond formation protein B — protein sequence MPSTSQRTLALIAVLAFGAVGIALVSQYAFGLQPCAWCVLQRLIYVVIGVVCLVLAFLGPTLRRLGALLGLVLAACGIWAAYYQYTVASRLLSCAQTFADKVIAGSGLDAAMPSVFGIYATCADATVKVLGVEYALWSLALFVILALLSLRALLRRA from the coding sequence ATGCCATCGACATCGCAACGCACCCTGGCCCTGATCGCCGTCCTGGCCTTCGGCGCCGTCGGCATCGCGCTTGTGTCCCAATATGCCTTCGGCCTGCAACCGTGCGCCTGGTGCGTGCTGCAACGCCTGATCTATGTCGTTATCGGGGTCGTCTGCCTGGTGCTGGCATTCCTGGGGCCCACGCTACGCCGGCTCGGAGCCCTGCTGGGCCTGGTACTGGCGGCGTGCGGCATCTGGGCGGCTTATTACCAGTACACCGTCGCGTCGCGGCTGCTGTCATGCGCGCAGACCTTCGCCGACAAGGTCATCGCCGGTAGCGGGCTGGACGCTGCGATGCCGTCGGTGTTCGGCATTTACGCCACCTGCGCGGATGCGACGGTGAAGGTGCTGGGCGTCGAGTACGCCCTGTGGAGCCTGGCCTTGTTCGTGATCCTGGCCCTGCTGAGCCTGCGCGCGCTACTGCGCCGCGCCTGA
- a CDS encoding MarC family protein produces the protein MLVHEYLLVFGRSFLFALATLLPFLNPPAVAPIFWTLTEGASSATRVALAKRVAINVGVMLTIAMVAGNVLLTFFGLSLAIVRVGGGLLVITSAWRLVNSPDGGAQNAARAAESFTPEMAKARAFYPLTFPISCGPGSIAAAITVGASLSEPDRLVSLIKLAGSLPGILITAIILYGCLRFAAQFLYRLGDNGTAVFMRLSAFVLLCLGVQIVWDGVHELLLGVLVEAVNHASAAGVK, from the coding sequence ATGCTCGTGCACGAATATCTCCTGGTATTTGGCCGCAGTTTCCTCTTTGCGCTGGCCACGCTGCTGCCCTTCCTGAACCCGCCTGCCGTTGCACCGATCTTCTGGACATTGACCGAAGGCGCGTCCAGCGCGACGCGGGTGGCCTTGGCCAAGCGCGTCGCCATCAACGTGGGCGTGATGCTGACCATCGCGATGGTCGCCGGCAACGTGCTTCTGACCTTCTTCGGCCTGTCGCTGGCAATCGTGCGCGTGGGAGGCGGCCTTCTCGTGATCACCAGCGCGTGGCGCCTGGTGAATTCGCCTGATGGCGGCGCACAGAACGCCGCGCGCGCGGCGGAATCCTTCACGCCGGAAATGGCCAAGGCGCGGGCCTTCTACCCCCTGACCTTCCCTATCAGCTGCGGCCCCGGGTCCATCGCGGCCGCCATCACGGTGGGCGCCTCGCTAAGCGAGCCGGACCGCCTCGTCAGCCTGATCAAACTGGCCGGATCGCTGCCGGGCATCCTGATAACGGCGATCATCCTTTACGGCTGCCTGCGCTTCGCGGCCCAGTTCCTGTACCGGCTGGGAGATAACGGTACGGCCGTGTTCATGCGGCTGTCCGCCTTCGTGCTGCTGTGCCTGGGTGTACAGATCGTCTGGGATGGCGTGCATGAACTCCTGCTGGGCGTGCTGGTCGAAGCGGTCAACCATGCGTCGGCCGCGGGGGTGAAGTAG
- a CDS encoding [protein-PII] uridylyltransferase has product MRARRDAAIAAFREHERPDPLLHELRRITDQTLRELIKQCPLPAGAVLAAVGGYGRGELYPHSDVDLLILLPHAPSRDEESAIERLVAALWDLGLEPGHSVRTIADCQHEADADITVETALLESRWLAGNRALMKTFDTAMRARLDPALFFRAKRVEMQQRHARYQDTPYALEPNCKESPGGLRDLQVIMWMARAAGFGESWREISKAGLLTASEARGLRRAEQAFKRLRIELHLMSKRREDRVLFDLQPALAEVYGIKATATRRASELMMQRYYWAARLVTQLNSILVQNIEERLFPRPASDARDIDDDFRSLHDRLDVIRDDGFERNPTLLLRAFLVMQQHPHLKGMSARTLRAIWHARHRIDAQFRRNPVNRRLFLQILQQPAGIVHELRRMTMLNILPRYLPVFRRIVGQMQHDLFHVYTVDQHTLTVIRNLRRFTMPEHAQEYPFASQLISELDRHWLLYVAALFHDIAKGRGGDHSELGAREVRKFAHEHGLAAEDAELVEFLVRQHLLMSTVAQKRDLSDPEVVRAFAATVKDERHLTALYLLTVADIRGTSPKVWNAWKGKLLEDLYRLTLGALGGAHHDADTVLNHRKAEAARLTRLAGLRDDAREAFWKELDVAYFLRHDASDIAWHTRHLYYRPAPEQAVVKARPTEQGEGLQVMVYTRDAADLFAAICGYFDAKSLSIQDARIHTTRHGWALDSFIVLLPDGASDLRAQAALVEHELAARLKDPATFSQGGAGVAAPYGRSRQSRMSRVFPVPPQAELQPDERSKSWRLSVTATDRPGLLHALARVFVGHGVNLQMAKVMTLGDRVEDVFIIEGETLERPRAQMQFERAILDALAGDGAQRAAA; this is encoded by the coding sequence ATGCGTGCCCGGCGCGACGCCGCAATCGCGGCCTTCCGCGAACACGAACGGCCCGATCCGCTGCTGCACGAGCTGCGACGGATCACCGACCAGACGCTGCGCGAGCTGATCAAGCAGTGCCCCCTGCCGGCGGGGGCAGTGCTGGCCGCGGTGGGCGGTTACGGGCGCGGCGAACTGTATCCGCACTCCGACGTCGACTTGCTCATCCTCCTGCCGCATGCCCCGTCGCGCGACGAGGAATCGGCCATCGAACGGCTGGTGGCGGCCCTCTGGGACCTGGGCCTGGAGCCCGGTCACAGCGTGCGCACCATCGCCGACTGCCAGCACGAGGCGGATGCCGACATCACCGTCGAAACCGCCCTGCTCGAATCGCGCTGGCTGGCGGGCAATCGCGCCCTGATGAAGACCTTCGACACCGCCATGCGCGCGCGCCTGGATCCGGCGTTGTTTTTCCGGGCCAAGCGGGTCGAGATGCAGCAGCGCCATGCCCGCTACCAGGACACGCCTTACGCGCTGGAACCCAATTGCAAGGAATCGCCCGGCGGCCTGCGCGACCTGCAAGTCATCATGTGGATGGCGCGCGCCGCGGGCTTCGGCGAGAGCTGGCGCGAAATCTCCAAGGCGGGACTGCTTACCGCATCGGAGGCACGCGGCCTGCGGCGCGCCGAACAGGCGTTCAAGCGCTTGCGCATCGAACTGCACCTGATGTCCAAGCGCCGCGAAGACCGTGTGCTCTTCGACCTGCAGCCCGCGCTGGCCGAGGTCTATGGCATCAAGGCGACCGCCACCCGGCGCGCCAGCGAATTGATGATGCAGCGGTATTACTGGGCGGCGCGGCTGGTGACGCAGCTGAACTCCATCCTGGTCCAGAACATCGAGGAACGGCTGTTTCCCCGTCCGGCGTCCGACGCACGCGACATCGACGATGACTTCCGCAGCCTGCATGACCGGCTGGACGTCATCCGCGACGACGGGTTCGAACGCAATCCCACCCTGCTGCTGCGCGCCTTCCTGGTGATGCAGCAGCATCCGCACCTGAAAGGCATGTCGGCGCGCACGCTGCGCGCCATCTGGCACGCGCGCCACCGCATCGATGCGCAGTTTCGCCGCAATCCGGTCAATCGGCGGCTTTTCCTGCAAATCCTGCAGCAGCCCGCCGGCATCGTGCATGAACTGCGCCGCATGACCATGCTGAATATCCTGCCGCGCTACCTGCCGGTGTTCCGCCGCATCGTGGGCCAGATGCAGCATGACCTGTTCCACGTCTATACCGTGGACCAGCATACGCTGACGGTGATCCGCAACCTGCGCCGCTTCACCATGCCGGAGCACGCGCAGGAGTATCCCTTCGCCAGCCAGCTGATCTCCGAACTGGACCGCCATTGGCTGCTCTACGTCGCCGCGCTGTTCCACGATATCGCCAAGGGCCGCGGCGGCGATCATTCGGAACTGGGCGCCCGTGAAGTGCGCAAGTTTGCCCACGAACACGGATTGGCAGCCGAGGACGCGGAGCTGGTCGAATTCCTGGTCCGCCAGCATCTGCTGATGTCCACGGTGGCCCAGAAGCGAGACCTGTCGGATCCCGAAGTCGTGCGCGCGTTCGCCGCCACGGTCAAGGACGAACGCCACCTTACCGCCCTGTATCTGCTGACGGTCGCCGACATCCGTGGCACCAGCCCCAAGGTCTGGAATGCCTGGAAAGGCAAGCTGCTGGAAGACCTGTACCGCCTGACGCTGGGCGCCCTGGGCGGCGCCCATCATGACGCGGATACCGTCCTCAACCACCGCAAGGCGGAGGCCGCCCGGCTGACGCGCCTGGCCGGCCTGCGCGACGACGCGCGCGAAGCCTTCTGGAAAGAACTGGACGTGGCGTACTTCCTTCGCCACGATGCGTCGGATATCGCCTGGCATACGCGGCATTTGTACTATCGGCCCGCGCCGGAACAGGCGGTGGTCAAGGCGCGGCCCACGGAGCAGGGAGAAGGCTTGCAGGTCATGGTCTATACGCGGGACGCCGCCGACCTGTTCGCCGCCATTTGTGGCTATTTCGACGCCAAATCGCTGAGCATTCAGGATGCGCGCATCCACACGACGCGCCACGGCTGGGCGCTGGATAGCTTTATCGTGCTGCTACCCGACGGTGCCAGCGACCTGCGCGCGCAGGCGGCCCTGGTGGAACACGAACTAGCCGCCCGACTGAAGGACCCCGCGACGTTTTCGCAAGGCGGCGCGGGCGTGGCGGCGCCTTATGGCCGATCGCGACAGTCGCGCATGTCGCGCGTGTTTCCCGTGCCGCCGCAGGCCGAGCTGCAGCCGGACGAACGCAGCAAATCCTGGCGCCTGTCCGTCACGGCGACGGACAGGCCGGGTTTGCTGCATGCGCTGGCGCGGGTCTTCGTCGGCCACGGCGTGAATCTGCAAATGGCCAAGGTAATGACCCTGGGCGACCGCGTGGAGGACGTTTTCATCATCGAAGGCGAAACGCTGGAAAGGCCGCGCGCGCAAATGCAATTCGAGCGGGCGATCCTGGACGCGCTGGCGGGAGACGGCGCGCAGCGCGCGGCCGCATGA
- the map gene encoding type I methionyl aminopeptidase encodes MGIVTDPADLDKMRLACQDAARVLDYLAPFVKPGVTTGELDRLALDYLTKELQVKSATVGYAPPGYPPFPGAICTSVNHQVCHGIPGDKVLKNGDVLNIDVTIIKDGWFGDTSRMFYVGEPSILARRLADITYECMWLGIRQVRAGATLGDIGNAIQKHAEGNGFSVVREFCGHGVGRRFHEDPQVLHYGKPGTGVKLVPGMIFTIEPMINAGRREIRQLSDGWTVVTRDHSLSAQWEHTVLVTESGYEVLTVSPGMPAPPSFVTESIAVPAA; translated from the coding sequence ATGGGCATAGTCACCGACCCCGCCGATCTCGACAAAATGCGCCTGGCCTGCCAGGACGCCGCGCGCGTACTGGATTACCTGGCGCCTTTCGTGAAGCCCGGCGTCACCACGGGCGAACTGGACCGCCTGGCGCTGGACTACCTGACCAAGGAGCTGCAGGTCAAATCCGCCACGGTCGGCTACGCGCCGCCGGGCTACCCCCCCTTCCCGGGCGCCATCTGCACCTCGGTCAACCACCAGGTCTGCCACGGCATCCCGGGCGACAAGGTGCTGAAAAACGGGGACGTTTTGAATATCGACGTCACCATCATCAAGGACGGCTGGTTCGGCGACACCAGCCGCATGTTCTATGTGGGCGAGCCGTCCATCCTGGCGCGCCGCCTGGCCGACATCACCTATGAATGCATGTGGCTGGGCATCCGCCAGGTGCGCGCCGGCGCCACCCTGGGTGACATCGGCAACGCCATCCAGAAGCACGCCGAAGGCAACGGTTTTTCGGTGGTGCGCGAATTTTGCGGCCATGGCGTGGGGCGGCGCTTCCATGAAGACCCGCAGGTGCTGCACTACGGCAAGCCGGGCACGGGTGTGAAGCTGGTCCCGGGCATGATCTTCACGATCGAACCGATGATCAATGCCGGACGGCGTGAAATCCGCCAGCTGTCGGACGGCTGGACCGTGGTCACCCGCGACCACAGCCTGTCGGCCCAGTGGGAACACACGGTGCTGGTCACCGAATCCGGCTACGAAGTCCTGACGGTCTCGCCGGGGATGCCGGCCCCGCCCAGCTTCGTCACCGAAAGCATCGCCGTGCCCGCCGCCTAG
- the rpsB gene encoding 30S ribosomal protein S2, with translation MSLMREMLEAGVHFGHQTRYWNPKMAPFIFGQRNKIHIINLEQTVGKYVEATKFVKQLAARGGNILFVGTKRAARELIAAEAARCGMPYVDARWLGGMLTNFKTVKTSIKRLKDMEAVVTEGGAERMIKKEGLLFQRELEKLNKSMGGIKDMTGLPDAMFVIDVGYHKIAIAEARKLGIPVVAVVDTNHSPDGIDYVIPGNDDSTKAIALYAKGMADAVLEGREQNLSGLVEEGGEGQEEFVEVQDGQA, from the coding sequence ATGTCCCTCATGCGTGAAATGCTGGAAGCCGGCGTCCATTTCGGCCACCAGACCCGTTACTGGAATCCGAAGATGGCTCCCTTCATCTTCGGTCAGCGTAACAAGATCCACATCATCAACCTCGAACAGACGGTCGGCAAGTACGTCGAGGCCACCAAGTTCGTCAAGCAGCTGGCTGCCCGTGGCGGCAACATCCTGTTCGTCGGCACCAAGCGCGCGGCCCGCGAGCTCATCGCCGCCGAAGCCGCCCGTTGCGGCATGCCCTACGTCGATGCCCGCTGGCTGGGCGGCATGCTGACCAACTTTAAGACGGTCAAGACCTCGATCAAGCGCCTGAAGGACATGGAAGCGGTGGTCACCGAAGGCGGCGCCGAGCGCATGATCAAGAAAGAAGGCCTGCTTTTCCAGCGTGAACTGGAAAAGCTGAACAAGTCCATGGGCGGCATCAAGGACATGACCGGCCTGCCGGACGCGATGTTCGTCATCGACGTTGGCTATCACAAGATCGCCATCGCCGAAGCGCGCAAGCTGGGCATTCCGGTCGTGGCGGTGGTCGATACCAACCACTCCCCGGACGGCATCGACTACGTCATCCCGGGCAATGACGACTCCACCAAGGCCATCGCGCTGTATGCCAAGGGCATGGCCGACGCCGTGCTGGAAGGCCGCGAACAAAACCTGAGCGGTCTGGTCGAAGAAGGTGGCGAAGGCCAGGAAGAGTTCGTCGAAGTGCAGGACGGCCAGGCCTGA